The sequence CATCTCATCCGAGGCGGAGCGAACTTTTTCGATGTCGGTGCTGATGGAATGGGTCATGGACGAGCTGGTGGCCACATTGGAGTTGATCTCGGTGATGCCCGTGGACGCCTGACCGACGTTTTCGGCGATGTCGCGGGTGGTCACGGATTGCTCCTCCACTGCCGCGGCGATGGTGCCGACGATTTCGTTCATCTCGGCGATGACCCCGGTGATGTCGGAGATGTCGCCCACGGTCTGGGTGGTCACGGACTGGATGCCGGTGATCCGCTCGCGGATGTCTTCGGTGGCCTTGGCGGTCTGCTGCGCGAGTTCCTTGATCTCATTGGCGACGACGGCAAACCCGCGTCCGGCCTCGCCCGCCCGTGCCGCCTCGATGGTGGCATTGAGTGCCAGCAGGTTGGTCTGCGAGGAGATGGCGGTGATGGTCGAGGTTACGAGGCTGATTTCCTTGGCCGCCGCTCCAAGCTCGTCGACCCTGCCCGAGGCGGCCTTTGCCTTGGACACGGCGTTGGTCGTGGTGTTCTTGGCCCGCTCGGAGTTCTGGGCGATTTCCTGGATGGTGGCGGACATCTCTTCAGCCGCCGAGGCCACGGTGGTCATGTTCATGGAGGCCTGCTCCATGGCCGCCGATACGGAATTCATGTTGCCGCTGACCTCTTCGGCCGCGTTGCTGACCGTAGTGGCCATGTGCGCCGTCTGGGCCGACCCTTCAGTCATCTGGGAGGATATGGCCGACAGCTGCGTGGAAGCCGTGGCCAGGGACTGCGTGGCGGTATTGATTTCCCCGAGCATGTCCTTGGTGCGGGCGACCATGGTGTTCAGCGCGTCCGACAAATGTCCGATGGCGTCCTTGGCCGGGTGGGTGAAGGCGATGGTGTAGTCGCCTTCGGCGACCTGCAGGCTCTTGCCCGCGAGCTGGTTCAGGGGTCTTGCGATACTGCGGATCAGAAGAACCGCGATGAGCACGCCGAGCAGCATGACTCCGATTCCGACGAAGATGCATTTGGTGATGATCTCCTTGTCCAGCCCCCGAATCATCTGGGCGTCGCTCAGGCCGACGGCAAGATGCCAGTCCCAGGGTTCGAAATGGCGGGTATAGGTGATCTTGTGTTCGCCATTCCATTCGTAGTCGAGGAATCCGCCCTTGTGATTGCGGAAGAATTCGTCGATCCCCGGAACTTCAAAGATATTTTTCCCTTCGAGGGAGGGGTGGATGAGCACCTCTCCTTTGGAGTTGTACACAAAAAAATAGCCGGCTCCGCCCGCCTTGATGGTGGTCAGCATCTCGCGCAGCTGTGGGGTCAGTATCTTACGGCCCACAAAGAGGACGGCCACGATCTTGTCGTCTGCGTTGTAGACGGGCTTGTATGAGGTCACATACCAGTCATCGACCACAAAGGCTCGGCCGGTGTAGGTTTCTCCGCTCATGACGGTCTTGTACACAGGGCTGTCGGCGGGGATGTATGTATCCACCGCGCGGTCCGTCTCGTTGATGCGCACGTTGGTGGAAACCCGCAGGAGCTTGTCTTCCATGACCTGGAAGATGGTGGTCACTCCGCCGGTCATGTATTGCACCTTGTCCACGATGCCCGTGTTGCCGTTCATGACCGTCCCGTCGAGCATGAGCCTGGGTATGCTGACCTGTTCGGACTCCTTGCTGACCTGATTGATGATGGTTCGGTCCAGCATGTAGCTCGGGTCCAGGTCAAAAGAACCGTAGCGGTCCAGCTCGCCTTCCAGAATGGTCATGTCGCCGACGAGCTTTTCGAGTAAAAGGGAGTTCTGGGTTTCCAGAGAGGCGAAAACGGAGTTGTTGATATTTTCCAATGCGTCCCGCCCGAGACTTTCCAGCCCGTCTTTCACGAGTATGTTCGTGACCGCGATGACCGAAACCAGGGACAATATCAGGATGGACAGTATCCCGGTAAACAGCTTGGTGGTGAATTTGATGGACTGGGTGTTGAACATGCGCCCTCCTCGCTTGAGGCTGTGTGATACGATTTATGTAGTACAATGCATACGTATTCGGCATGAATTAATCAATGCTCATTATTAGTAATGCGTACTTAAAATAGTTCGATCACGTCTGGCCAGAGCAAGCTTCAGGCGCGCAGGGTGGCTTTGAGACGTGTGGGGTGCAAGAGCAGATCAAGGCCGGCTTCAATGCCGGGGACCAGGATATGGGCCGAGGAGAGTGCGGCCATGGCCACGCCTTCGGGCTGGAGCACGGCCACGGACAGTCCCGCCTCCATAAGCATCGAGGCATCGTTGGCGCCATTTCCCATGCAGACGCAGGAACTGACTCCGAGCGCGCGTACATATTCGGCCTTGGCCTCGCGCTCGCCTCCGGCCGGGAGGACGTGCACGGTGAAGTCGGTTTGGCCGAAGGTGGCGCGAACAGTGCCGAAAGTGTCCGCAGTCAGGATGTGGATCAGTAAATCGTGCTTGAGTTGGCTCAGCCGCGAGGAGACTCCGGGCTGAATCCGGCCGTCGATAGCCAGGGTGCCGTTGTAATCCAGCACCAGGTGGTGCAGGGCGCGCTGTCCGAATCCGGGGATGTCGAGTTCAATCATATTTATGCGCGGTCCTTGCCGGGGGAGGGGCTGTTTTTGGGATAAAGGCAGCATGATCGCCTGCCGGACCTTCTTTCGCATGAGTCTTGTCCTCATACATGTTCTGATCGGCGGCCTTGATAAGACTTTCCAGGCTCTGGGGAGGCTGGTGACGGCTTAAGCCGACAGAGGCGGAAATCCGCAGATCGGTGTCCAGGGAGCAGACCTGCCCAACGTCAAGGCTGGCCAGGGTCTGGCGCAGGCGGGTCACGAATGCCCGGGCCATGTGCTTGTCCGTGTCCGGGAGCAGGATCACGAATTCGTCGCCGCCAAGGCGCACCAGGATGTCGTATTTGCGGATCATGGCCTGGAGGGCTCTGGCCACCGCCACCAGAATGGCGTCTCCCGCCTCGTGTCCGAGGGTGTCGTTGACCGCCTTGAATCCGTTCAGGTCGATGAAAAGCAGGTGCACCGGGAGCTTCTTGCGCGCCGCGAAATCAAGGATGCGCCCGGCATGGCGTTCCAGGTACGTGCGGTTGTTCACCCCGGTCAGGCCGTCGCGAACGGTCAGTTCCTCAAGCTGGGCGTGCTCTAGGGCGGTGATCAGGGTGCAGGCCAGGATATCGCAGAAATGACTCAGAAAATCCGTGGCCTTGTCCGGAGCGTAGCGCCTTGGGTTGGGATCGTAGGCCGCCACGACTCCGATGATCTTGGAGTGCACGTATTTGTGTCCGAGGGCAAAGATGAAGCAGGAACCGGATGGCGGGTCCTCATCGAGGCCGAGGAAAAAGCCGGGTTTTTCAATATGCCTGACCTCGCCGAGAAAGAGCCTTGGAGCGTGCGGGCTCGGAGAGAATTGTTTCAGGCGTTCCCGGATCATGGCGGCCGAGGCCCGGCCGACTCCTTTGGGGATGCGCTGCTCGAAAAGGTCATGGTCGAGAACAACGTGCAGGGTGTGCAGAGTGCGCAGCCTGCGGATGGCATCCAGCGTCGCGGGGAGTTCTTCCAGGCGCTTTGTCTGCTGGACAAGGTCGACGGTCCCTCGAAAGGTTTCAAAAGCGTCCAGGATGGCCTTGTAGGCGGAGATCATGGAGTCGAAACTGATTTTTGACGCGCGCAGCCTGCGCTTCAAGCCGGCGTTTTCCACTGCCAGCGTGGACGAGGAGAGCGGCACGCGCAGGATGAGTTGCCTGGCCCAGGCAACAAGCTCTTTCAGGTGCGCTTTGAGCATGACCGAGTCGTTTGCACGTGCGCTGACTTCGATGGCGGCGACGAGGCTTTTGAGTTCCGTCAGGAGGGTGCTTTGTCCGCGCGGCATGGCTTTTTGCTCAGACCTGCGCGTTCAGGGCTGCCGGCGCTTCGGTCGCCTGCACGTCCGCCCTCGCCGTGGGCCGTGTGCGGCGGATGCCCCTTGGCGCGGGAATTTTGAAGTCGATCATGCCAAACTCCTTGGAAAGCGTACGTCCCGTAAGACTCCTAGCGCAACACCTGGGTGCGTGCAAGGTCAGGGAGCATCGGAGGCGCTCAGTCCTGCCAGGTAGCCCGTGGACAGGGCCGCCTGCAGGTTGAAGCCGCCCGTGTCGGCGTCCATGTCGAGCACTTCTCCGGCCAGAAAGAGCCCCGGGCAGACCTTCGATTGCATGGTCTTGGGATTGACCTCGGACAGTTCCACTCCGCCGGAGGTGACGATTGCCTCACGCAAGGGTCGGTAGCCGCTGACGGTGAAACGCAGCTCCTTGAGCCACAGCCGCAGACGCTTGCGCTCCTCGGCCGAGATCTGGTGGGCGGCCTTGTCTGCGGCCAGACGGGTCTGCTCCAGGCAAACCGGGATGAGTTTGGGCGGCATCAGTCCGCGCAGCAGGTTCTCCATGTGCATCTTGCCATGCTCGCCCAGGTCGCGCAGCAGGCGGGCATCGAGCTTGGCGGGGTCCAGGGCGGGCTTCAAGTCGATCAGGATTTCGGTCTTCTTGCGCTGGTCCACAGCCCGTACGGCGGCCTTGCTGAGGGTCAGGATAAGGGGGCCGGACAACCCGAAATGGGTGAAGAGCATCTCACCCATGTCTTCCCCGGTCTTTTTGCCATCGACGCGCAGTTCGACGCGAACATTCTTGAGCGACAACCCCTGCAGCTTCGCGGCGGTGTCTCCGGCGGTGATCAGCGGAATAAGCGCCGGAGCGATGGGCACGATGGCGTGCCCCAGGCTTTTGGCCAGCTCGTAACCGTCGCCGGTCGAGCCCGTCGCAGGATAGGAGGCCCCTCCCGTGGTCAGGATGACCCTGTCTGCCGCGAGGACCTGAGACCCGAAGGCGACCTCGAAACCATCTTCCCTGCGGCTGATGCCGCGTACCCGGCAGCCGGTGCGGATGGTAACGCCTTTTGTCCGGGCGTTGCGCACAAAAGCGTCGACCAGGTCCTGGGCGCTGTCGCTGGCGGGAAAAAGGCGTCCTCCGCGTTCTTCTTTGGTCGGAACGCCAAGGCTGTGCAGCAGTTCGACCGTGTCTTTGGTGAAAAAATGGGACAGGGCCGGACGCAGGAAACGAAAATTCTTGCCGAAATGAGTCAGGAACTCATCCAGAGGCGCAGTATTGCCGATATTGCCACGACCCTTGCCGCAGATTCTGAGCTTGCGGCCTGGGCGGTCCATGCGTTCGAGCAGTGTGACCGAGGTGCCTTTCGAGGCCGCGCTGGCAGCGGCCAGAAGACCGGCCGGTCCGCCGCCGATGACGATGACAGTTTTGTTCATGGGGTTCCTTCAAAAAATATCATTCTGAAGGGTGCGGGGCAGGATGTAAAGGCGCTTGAGCCGGGATCGGGCCCCGCGCATCAAAAAAACAGGGATTCAGGGGGCGGCGGTGCCTATCCTGCCCGGCCAGGGGCCGGTTTCGTGGCCGGGAAAAATGATCAGCCCGGACGGATCGCGAGTGGCATCCCGGTCTTGGGATGCCGCGCGCGATCCGTCGCGGGCTGTGTGGCGGTTTGAGGGTGCGGGCAAAGCTCCGTCCCAAGGCTTGGGGTCACTCTTCGTCTTCGAAGTCGCCCGACTGGTCGAAAATGGCGCAGGACTCCTCGGAGTCGTAGCGCACCACCAGCACGGAACACGCGGCATGTCGGACGACCTTGGCCGTGTTCGTGCCCAAGAGATAGTCCTGCAGTTTGAGGCGATGTGCGGGCATGACGACGAGGTCCGCATTTATTTTTTCAGCCATGCGTAGAATTCTTCTGTAGATCGAGCCCTGCGCAACAAGATAATTGGCTTCCACATCATCAGGTATATAGACACCAACCATGTCGTGCAGCATTTCCTCCGCCTCGCTGACAATCTTGTCTCCTGCGTCTGGTGGGAAATAGTTGGCGACAATCGGCATTCCCATGTCCGGAACAACTGTCAGAATGTATAACTGTGCTTTGTATAAGCGACAAAGCTCAATTGCTCTTTCCAGGCCCATGCAACGGGCGCGGTCATCAGACTCCTGCAAGTCAATGGGGACAAGAATACGTTTGTACATGAATCGCCTCGCCTTTTTTAGGTGGTGACTTTTTTCTTTTTCTTAGTCTTTTTTTGCGACATTTGCCAAGCGACCAAAAGGAAGAAAACGCAAACTCCCAGAATCTGCATTCCCAGTCGGTCGAAGGGCAGGTACGGCGCAAAGGCGCCCGGACGGAAGGTCGTGGCGCAAATGGCCAGCAGGGCAAGGCGCTCGACCCAGCTGCAGCTTTTGACCAGCCAGCCCTGGATCGCCGAGGCGAATGCGAACATGGCGATCGTTCCGGAAAAGAAGATCCAGGCGATGTGCAGGTAGTCGTCCAGCCAGATGATGTCTCCTGTGCTTGTCACGCCCGAAATCATCAAGAGATCGGTGTTGAAGAGGAAGATGAAGGGCAGGATCGCGGTGCGCAGGTCATAGGCGAAACCCTGCACACCGGTTTTAATCGGGTCGGAGCGCGCGATGGCCGCCCCCGCGTAGGCGGCGAGCCCCACCGGAGGCGTGTCGTCGGCGAGAATGCCGAAATAGAAGACGAACAGGTGGGCCGCGACGAGGGGAAAGACAAGCCCTGCGTCGGCCCCGAGTTGCACGATGACCGGCGCGGTCAGGGTGGCCATGATGATGTAATTGGCCGTGGTCGGCATGCCCATGCCTAGGATCAGGCTGGTTATGGCCGTGAAGATGAGCATCAGGACCACGTTGCCCATGGAGATGGTGTCGATGAGGGTGATGAAACGGCCGACAAGGCCGGTGATGGTCACCACGCCGACGATGATTCCGGCCGTGGCAGTGGCCACGCCCACGGAGATCATGTTGCGCGCGCCCATGATCAGGCCGTTCCAGATGTCGACGAGGCCCTGCCAGGCAGCGGCGGCGATGAACCGTTTGGTGTCTACGGCCGGGTCCAGGGTACCGGCGCGGCGATGGGCGCCCATGGTCAAAAATGCGATGATCGGACGCTGCACCAGCATGATCACGGTCAGGCTCTCGATGGCCAGAAGCGCCGAGGTCACGGGTGAGCGACGCACGATCACCAGGAAAAAGATCAGTACCGCCAGCGGGATGATGAAGTGACAGCCCCGCACCAAGGTCTTGAAGAAGGGCGGAAGCTGGCTGCGCGGGATGGCCTTGATGCCCATCTTCATGGATTCGACGTGCACGACCCAGAACAGGGCCAGATAGGAAATGATCGCGGGCAGGAAGGCTGCACGGACGACATCGAGATAGGGGATGCCGATGATTTCGGCCATGATGAAGGCCGCCGCGCCCATGACCGGAGGCATGAGCTGCCCGTTGGTGGAGGCCGCCACTTCTACGGCCGCGGCCTTGTAGGCCGGAAAGCCCACCTTTTTCATCAGCGGGATGGTGAAGGTGCCGGTGGTCACCGTGTTGGCGATGGACGAGCCCGAGACCAGGCCGGTCAGGCCCGAGGCCAGGACCGCGGCTTTGGCCGGACCGCCGCGAAAGGTGCCCAGCGCCGAGAAGGCCACGTCGATGAAATATTTTCCTCCGCCCGCACGGTCGAGCAGGGCGCCGAAGAGGACGAAAAGAAAGACGAAATCCGTCGACACGCCGAGCGGCACGCCGAATATGCCGGTGGTGGTCAGATACATGTCGCTGATGATGAAATCGAGCGGCACGCCGCGATGACGCAGCACTTCGGGCAGGTAGGGGCCGAAAACAGTGTAGCCCATGAAGATGCCGCCAAGGATGGTCAGGGCGGGCCCGAGGGAGCGCCTGGCGGCCTCAAGCAGCAGCGCGATCAGGATGATGCCCATCCAGATGTCCATGGTGTTGGGCAGGCCCTGGCGGTTGATGAGCTGGTCGTAATCCCACCAGATGTACAGCGCACCGGCCGTGGCCAGCGCCGCAAGGATCATGTCATAGTAGGGAATGTAGGTACGTATGGAGCGCCTGGCGAAATTGGGGATGACTTTTCTGGTCCATTTTACCCACATGGGCGGGGTATGCTGCTTGTAGGCAGGATAGGCCAGGAAGGCCAGGCACACCGCAAAACCCAGATGCCAGGCCCGGGCGATATGCGAGTCCAGGGGCTGGTAGGCCAGGTAGAGCTGGAAGCAGGACCAGCACAGGCACAAAAACGTGATCACGCCGGAGGCGAAAAAATTCGAGGGTTCCCGCGCGCCTGCTTCGACCATGGCCACAAGGTCTTCGGCTGCCTGTTTCATGCTGGCGGAAGACTCTTGGCCGGGGGCGGCGTTGTCTTGTTTGGGTGTTTCGTGTTCTGCCATGACAGTGTCCTTACGTCAGAGAAGTGAGGCGGAAGAAAGAGAAATCCTGTGAAAAAGACAAGGGGGCCTTGGGGCCCCCTTGTCAGGATGAGGCTACATCCAACCTTTTTCCTTGTAGTACTTGATCGCGCCGGGATGCAGCGGGGCGGAGAGGCCCTGCAGCATTTCCTTGGGGTTCAAGTTGCGGAAAGCGGCGTGGGAGGCTTTAAGTTCATCCAGGTTTTCAAACACGGTCTTGACCATGTCATAGACGACTTCTTCGGACACGGATTCGTTGGAGATGACGGTGGCGGTTACGGCGTAGGTTTCGACATCCTTGTCCACGCCCTTGTAGGTGCCGGCCGGAATCGTGGTCATGATGTAGTAGGGATGCTTGGCCACGAAGTCCTTGATGCCGTCGGAGTTGATGGCAATGATGTCAAGGTCGACGGACTGGGCCGGTTCTTCGACAGCGGCGCTGGGGTTGCCGACGGTGAAGAAGAAGGCATCGACCTTCTGGTCGACCAGGGCGCGGGAGGCTTCAGCCTGCTGCAGTGCTTCGGCGCTGAAATCCTTGTTGTAGTCGAGTCCGTAGATGCGCAGGACGT is a genomic window of Desulfomicrobium baculatum DSM 4028 containing:
- a CDS encoding sensor domain-containing diguanylate cyclase codes for the protein MPRGQSTLLTELKSLVAAIEVSARANDSVMLKAHLKELVAWARQLILRVPLSSSTLAVENAGLKRRLRASKISFDSMISAYKAILDAFETFRGTVDLVQQTKRLEELPATLDAIRRLRTLHTLHVVLDHDLFEQRIPKGVGRASAAMIRERLKQFSPSPHAPRLFLGEVRHIEKPGFFLGLDEDPPSGSCFIFALGHKYVHSKIIGVVAAYDPNPRRYAPDKATDFLSHFCDILACTLITALEHAQLEELTVRDGLTGVNNRTYLERHAGRILDFAARKKLPVHLLFIDLNGFKAVNDTLGHEAGDAILVAVARALQAMIRKYDILVRLGGDEFVILLPDTDKHMARAFVTRLRQTLASLDVGQVCSLDTDLRISASVGLSRHQPPQSLESLIKAADQNMYEDKTHAKEGPAGDHAAFIPKTAPPPARTAHKYD
- a CDS encoding methyl-accepting chemotaxis protein, with the protein product MFNTQSIKFTTKLFTGILSILILSLVSVIAVTNILVKDGLESLGRDALENINNSVFASLETQNSLLLEKLVGDMTILEGELDRYGSFDLDPSYMLDRTIINQVSKESEQVSIPRLMLDGTVMNGNTGIVDKVQYMTGGVTTIFQVMEDKLLRVSTNVRINETDRAVDTYIPADSPVYKTVMSGETYTGRAFVVDDWYVTSYKPVYNADDKIVAVLFVGRKILTPQLREMLTTIKAGGAGYFFVYNSKGEVLIHPSLEGKNIFEVPGIDEFFRNHKGGFLDYEWNGEHKITYTRHFEPWDWHLAVGLSDAQMIRGLDKEIITKCIFVGIGVMLLGVLIAVLLIRSIARPLNQLAGKSLQVAEGDYTIAFTHPAKDAIGHLSDALNTMVARTKDMLGEINTATQSLATASTQLSAISSQMTEGSAQTAHMATTVSNAAEEVSGNMNSVSAAMEQASMNMTTVASAAEEMSATIQEIAQNSERAKNTTTNAVSKAKAASGRVDELGAAAKEISLVTSTITAISSQTNLLALNATIEAARAGEAGRGFAVVANEIKELAQQTAKATEDIRERITGIQSVTTQTVGDISDITGVIAEMNEIVGTIAAAVEEQSVTTRDIAENVGQASTGITEINSNVATSSSMTHSISTDIEKVRSASDEMTASSQTVQQSAMELSELAERLRDQVSRFKI
- a CDS encoding HAD family hydrolase translates to MIELDIPGFGQRALHHLVLDYNGTLAIDGRIQPGVSSRLSQLKHDLLIHILTADTFGTVRATFGQTDFTVHVLPAGGEREAKAEYVRALGVSSCVCMGNGANDASMLMEAGLSVAVLQPEGVAMAALSSAHILVPGIEAGLDLLLHPTRLKATLRA
- a CDS encoding universal stress protein, translated to MYKRILVPIDLQESDDRARCMGLERAIELCRLYKAQLYILTVVPDMGMPIVANYFPPDAGDKIVSEAEEMLHDMVGVYIPDDVEANYLVAQGSIYRRILRMAEKINADLVVMPAHRLKLQDYLLGTNTAKVVRHAACSVLVVRYDSEESCAIFDQSGDFEDEE
- a CDS encoding TRAP transporter permease translates to MAEHETPKQDNAAPGQESSASMKQAAEDLVAMVEAGAREPSNFFASGVITFLCLCWSCFQLYLAYQPLDSHIARAWHLGFAVCLAFLAYPAYKQHTPPMWVKWTRKVIPNFARRSIRTYIPYYDMILAALATAGALYIWWDYDQLINRQGLPNTMDIWMGIILIALLLEAARRSLGPALTILGGIFMGYTVFGPYLPEVLRHRGVPLDFIISDMYLTTTGIFGVPLGVSTDFVFLFVLFGALLDRAGGGKYFIDVAFSALGTFRGGPAKAAVLASGLTGLVSGSSIANTVTTGTFTIPLMKKVGFPAYKAAAVEVAASTNGQLMPPVMGAAAFIMAEIIGIPYLDVVRAAFLPAIISYLALFWVVHVESMKMGIKAIPRSQLPPFFKTLVRGCHFIIPLAVLIFFLVIVRRSPVTSALLAIESLTVIMLVQRPIIAFLTMGAHRRAGTLDPAVDTKRFIAAAAWQGLVDIWNGLIMGARNMISVGVATATAGIIVGVVTITGLVGRFITLIDTISMGNVVLMLIFTAITSLILGMGMPTTANYIIMATLTAPVIVQLGADAGLVFPLVAAHLFVFYFGILADDTPPVGLAAYAGAAIARSDPIKTGVQGFAYDLRTAILPFIFLFNTDLLMISGVTSTGDIIWLDDYLHIAWIFFSGTIAMFAFASAIQGWLVKSCSWVERLALLAICATTFRPGAFAPYLPFDRLGMQILGVCVFFLLVAWQMSQKKTKKKKKVTT
- a CDS encoding TAXI family TRAP transporter solute-binding subunit gives rise to the protein MVGRKWLAALVVVLGMAVSAPQAMAKQDILFGGASITGVYYQVALQLSNMMNKHAADKYNYIGRPTGGSVFNINAIDRGAFDFAVAQSDRNWQGFNGAADWEGKPVTGLRSVFSMHPETVLLVTRKDAGIKTVMDMKGKRINIGNPGSGQRGNAEDVLRIYGLDYNKDFSAEALQQAEASRALVDQKVDAFFFTVGNPSAAVEEPAQSVDLDIIAINSDGIKDFVAKHPYYIMTTIPAGTYKGVDKDVETYAVTATVISNESVSEEVVYDMVKTVFENLDELKASHAAFRNLNPKEMLQGLSAPLHPGAIKYYKEKGWM
- a CDS encoding NAD(P)/FAD-dependent oxidoreductase, which translates into the protein MNKTVIVIGGGPAGLLAAASAASKGTSVTLLERMDRPGRKLRICGKGRGNIGNTAPLDEFLTHFGKNFRFLRPALSHFFTKDTVELLHSLGVPTKEERGGRLFPASDSAQDLVDAFVRNARTKGVTIRTGCRVRGISRREDGFEVAFGSQVLAADRVILTTGGASYPATGSTGDGYELAKSLGHAIVPIAPALIPLITAGDTAAKLQGLSLKNVRVELRVDGKKTGEDMGEMLFTHFGLSGPLILTLSKAAVRAVDQRKKTEILIDLKPALDPAKLDARLLRDLGEHGKMHMENLLRGLMPPKLIPVCLEQTRLAADKAAHQISAEERKRLRLWLKELRFTVSGYRPLREAIVTSGGVELSEVNPKTMQSKVCPGLFLAGEVLDMDADTGGFNLQAALSTGYLAGLSASDAP